A window of Lytechinus variegatus isolate NC3 chromosome 15, Lvar_3.0, whole genome shotgun sequence contains these coding sequences:
- the LOC121428860 gene encoding uncharacterized protein LOC121428860, whose translation MYHSTSFTCLEDKTVPSAAGEKMAQGCTQDTYVGLNVGGKIYQTSRTTLLSHPGSFFHGLLTGNVPSAKDDQGNYFIDQDGEMFRHVLNFLRYRKLAPPEKIGDFHTLEGMADFFLLEELKACIMDMKRAEGVGLNVGGKIYRTSCETLTRVPNSFFQEMLKSGHPVKDDQGNYLIDQDGDIFRHVLNFLRHGKLVLPEGFNEYDLLECQADFFQLQSLRSSIVRPVPIGGAVGLVFDDGKVFHTTRETLMREETSFFSKMLSGEGTTARDLQGNYIMDRSGRLFHHILSYLRHGRILNPINADELDLLQKEAAYFELKVFADQAKSVQILQEKNSSFFVFYFHINSQACFAYIPSNSCPVGVRVCLSHFQNLFYKTAKVVSNVQSAMVNVNDMDWSLSSVGIQDMKAYLESEAPEHAYIFEFQLSLNCFKLTVSV comes from the coding sequence ATGTATCATTCGACTTCCTTTACATGTCTGGAGGATAAGACAGTTCCATCAGCTGCAGGAGAAAAAATGGCCCAAGGATGCACTCAGGATACTTATGTAGGTTTAAATGTTGGTGGAAAGATCTACCAGACGTCTCGCACCACCCTGTTAAGTCACCCAGGCAGCTTCTTCCATGGTTTGCTAACAGGCAACGTCCCGTCTGCTAAAGATGACCAAGGAAATTACTTTATCGACCAAGATGGAGAGATGTTTCGTCATGTCCTCAATTTTCTGAGGTACAGGAAGCTAGCCCCACCAGAGAAAATTGGTGATTTCCACACGCTTGAAGGAATGGCTGATTTCTTTTTGCTCGAGGAACTCAAGGCGTGTATAATGGACATGAAAAGAGCCGAAGGCGTCGGTCTGAATGTAGGAGGAAAGATATACAGGACGTCCTGTGAGACTTTAACCCGTGTCCCCAACAGTTTCTTCCAGGAGATGCTAAAAAGTGGCCACCCTGTAAAAGATGACCAAGGAAATTACCTCATCGACCAAGACGGTGATATATTTCGCCATGTCCTCAATTTCTTGAGGCATGGAAAACTGGTGCTGCCAGAAGGGTTCAACGAGTATGATCTTCTTGAATGCCAGGCGGATTTCTTCCAACTCCAATCGCTCAGGTCGTCTATTGTGAGGCCAGTGCCAATCGGCGGGGCAGTGGGTCTAGTGTTCGATGATGGGAAGGTATTCCACACCACAAGAGAAACCTTGATGCGAGAGGAAACCTCGTTCTTCTCCAAAATGCTGAGCGGAGAAGGTACCACCGCAAGAGACTTACAGGGGAACTACATCATGGATCGGAGTGGCAGATTGTTTCATCATATCCTCAGCTACCTCAGACATGGTCGTATTCTAAACCCCATCAATGCTGATGAGCTCGATCTTCTCCAGAAGGAGGCCGCGTATTTTGAACTCAAAGTGTTCGCAGACCAGGCCAAAAGTGTGCAGATCCTGCAGGAGAAGAACTCCTCGTTCTTCGTCTTTTACTTTCACATCAATTCCCAAGCTTGCTTTGCATACATCCCATCGAATAGCTGTCCAGTTGGTGTCCGTGTCTGTCTATCTCATTTTCAAAACTTGTTTTACAAGACGGCTAAAGTCGTTAGCAACGTTCAATCTGCGATGGTAAACGTGAATGATATGGATTGGAGTTTGAGTAGCGTTGGCATACAAGATATGAAGGCTTACTTAGAATCTGAAGCACCCGAGCACGCATACATATTCGAGTTTCAACTTAGCTTGAACTGCTTCAAACTTACGGTTAGTGTGTGA
- the LOC121429233 gene encoding uncharacterized protein LOC121429233, with protein sequence MGKHKGSTSRGGRGKGAKGSRRRPRPRSLCGQSTGTGTGTTTSNESHNGEPGKPAADQTGGDRAFARRWTRDRALNKQPPPTHVNPRRATSHPGSKNLAVWRQLTMRARERAVTTGNHNLGG encoded by the exons ATGGGAAAACATAAAGGATCAACCAGCAGAGGAGGCAGGGGGAAAGGAGCCAAAGGTTCAAGGAGACGCCCACGTCCACGGAGTCTATGCGGTCAGAGTACCGGTACGGGTACCGGTACGACTACGAGCAACGAGAGCCACAACGGAGAGCCCGGCAAGCCAGCAGCCGACCAGACCGGGGGTGATCGAGCCTTCGCTAGGCGATGGACCAGAGATAGAGCTCTCAACAAGCAACCACCTCCCACCCACGTTAACCCACGACGAGCCACCAGTCATCCG GGCTCGAAGAATCTGGCTGTTTGGCGACAGCTTACAATGAGGGCTCGGGAGAGGGCCGTCACCACGGGGAACCACAACCTTGGGGGCTGA
- the LOC121429061 gene encoding BTB/POZ domain-containing protein KCTD6-like encodes MAEGQDGYVGLNVGGRIFKTSRTTLLADPDSFFSALLDGDIPSARDDQGNILIDQDGEIFRHVLNFMRYRELVLPEGFKEYGALKRQADFFQLESLKSSIERPMQVDGSEAVGLMCPDGKVFHTTREILMRGENSYFTRMLSKDSTVARDLQGNYYLKGISSELLQQAISYLTHGGILTPIDDFSVLNNSYGIG; translated from the exons ATGGCTGAAGGACAAGATGGTTATGTTGGTTTAAATGTCGGTGGAAGGATCTTCAAGACATCCCGTACCACACTGTTAGCCGATCCAGATAGCTTCTTTTCTGCTTTACTGGATGGCGATATTCCTTCGGCCAGAGACGACCAGGGGAATATCCTCATCGACCAAGACGGTGAAATATTCCGTCATGTCCTCAACTTCATGAGATATCGTGAACTAGTACTACCAGAGGGTTTCAAAGAGTATGGTGCCCTTAAACGCCAGGCAGACTTTTTCCAACTTGAGTCACTGAAATCGTCTATTGAACGACCAATGCAAGTTGATGGATCGGAGGCCGTGGGATTGATGTGTCCTGATGGGAAGGTATTCCACACGACAAGAGAAATCTTGATGAGAGGAGAGAATTCATACTTTACCAGGATGCTGAGTAAGGACAGTACCGTTGCAAGAGATTTACAGGGAAACTATTATCTGAAAGGCATCAGCAGTGAATTGCTCCAGCAGGCCATTAGCTATCTAACCCATGGTGGTATTCTTACCCCAATCGATGATTTCAGTGTACTTAATAA TTCTTACGGCATTGGCTAA